One genomic segment of Ferrimonas sp. YFM includes these proteins:
- a CDS encoding NAD(P)/FAD-dependent oxidoreductase, whose protein sequence is MSLETEVLVIGAGAAGLMCAATAAARGRKVMVIDHAKQAGKKILISGGGRCNFTNLYVEPANYLCSNPHFVKSALAQYTQWDFIDLVVRHNIAYHERDHGQLFCDDSAKEIVRMLLDECDKGQVQLRLRTEIESVSRVESGFAVATSIGRIQCQSLVVATGGLSMPKLGATPYGYKLAEQFGLRLKPTRAGLVPFTLQPQDKQHFEPLSGISLTANVAAKRGPAFTEQMLITHRGLSGPSVLQASNYREPGEGVTIDLLPAVDVAEALALAREQNPKRQLSTWLSEHFPGRLAETLIAYHGWPNHPLGQLNKATLAAIPEQLNRWQLKPGGDEGYRTAEVTLGGVDTDELSSKTMECKRVPGLYFVGEVMDVTGWLGGFNFQWAWASGYVAGQNV, encoded by the coding sequence ATGAGTCTTGAAACAGAGGTGCTGGTGATCGGCGCCGGTGCCGCCGGATTGATGTGTGCCGCAACCGCCGCTGCCCGCGGCCGTAAGGTGATGGTCATCGACCACGCCAAGCAGGCGGGTAAGAAGATCCTGATCAGTGGTGGTGGCCGCTGCAACTTCACCAACCTCTATGTGGAGCCAGCCAACTACCTGTGCAGCAATCCCCACTTCGTTAAATCCGCCCTGGCCCAGTACACCCAGTGGGATTTCATCGATCTGGTGGTGCGCCACAACATCGCCTATCACGAGCGGGATCATGGCCAGCTGTTCTGCGATGACAGCGCCAAAGAGATCGTGCGTATGCTGCTGGATGAGTGCGACAAGGGCCAGGTACAGTTGCGGCTGCGGACCGAGATCGAGTCGGTGAGCCGGGTGGAGAGCGGATTCGCCGTGGCCACCAGCATCGGCCGCATCCAATGCCAGTCTCTGGTGGTGGCCACAGGTGGCCTCTCCATGCCCAAGCTGGGGGCCACCCCCTATGGTTACAAGCTGGCTGAGCAGTTTGGCCTCAGGCTCAAGCCGACCCGGGCAGGCCTGGTGCCCTTTACTCTGCAACCCCAGGACAAACAGCACTTCGAGCCCCTGTCCGGCATCAGCCTGACCGCCAATGTGGCCGCCAAGCGTGGCCCGGCCTTTACCGAGCAGATGCTGATCACCCATCGTGGCCTCTCCGGCCCCAGTGTGCTGCAGGCCTCCAACTACCGGGAGCCCGGCGAGGGGGTCACCATTGACCTGTTGCCCGCTGTGGACGTGGCCGAGGCCCTGGCCCTGGCCAGGGAGCAGAACCCCAAGCGCCAGCTCTCCACCTGGCTGTCAGAGCATTTCCCCGGGCGGTTGGCGGAGACGCTGATCGCCTACCACGGTTGGCCCAATCACCCCCTGGGGCAGCTGAACAAGGCCACCCTGGCCGCCATTCCCGAACAGCTCAACCGTTGGCAGCTTAAGCCCGGCGGCGACGAGGGCTACCGCACCGCCGAGGTGACCCTGGGTGGGGTAGACACCGATGAGCTCAGTTCCAAGACCATGGAGTGCAAGAGGGTGCCCGGTCTCTACTTCGTCGGTGAGGTGATGGACGTCACCGGCTGGTTGGGGGGCTTCAACTTCCAGTGGGCCTGGGCCTCCGGCTATGTGGCGGGACAGAACGTCTGA
- the gpsA gene encoding NAD(P)H-dependent glycerol-3-phosphate dehydrogenase produces MTEQAAVTVLGAGSYGTALAISLARNGHRTIIWGHLPDHMEQLEQDRRNEEFLPGVDFPDELVVEADLGKALAASRNVLVVVPSHVFALVLKQAQPLLRDDARVVWATKGLEPETGRLLQDVAREILGEQIPLAVMSGPTFAKEMAAGLPTAISLASTDDDFAEEMARLMHCGTWLRVYRNADFIGMQLGGAVKNVIAIGAGMSDGIGFGANARTALITRGLVELCRLGCALGADKNTFMGMAGLGDLVLTCTDNQSRNRRFGLALGQGKDVDTAQTEIGQVVEGYRNTKEVYMLAKRVGVEMPICEQLFQVLYEGKPVKEAAKQLLSRDPKSE; encoded by the coding sequence TTGACTGAACAAGCCGCAGTAACGGTTCTAGGGGCGGGGTCTTATGGCACCGCCCTTGCCATATCCCTGGCCCGGAATGGTCATCGCACCATCATCTGGGGGCACCTGCCGGACCATATGGAACAGCTGGAGCAGGATCGCCGCAACGAGGAGTTTCTCCCCGGCGTCGATTTCCCCGATGAGCTGGTGGTGGAAGCGGACCTGGGCAAGGCCCTGGCTGCCAGCCGCAATGTGCTGGTGGTGGTGCCGAGCCATGTATTCGCCCTGGTGCTGAAACAGGCCCAGCCCTTGTTGCGTGATGACGCCCGCGTCGTCTGGGCCACCAAAGGCCTGGAGCCTGAGACTGGTCGGCTGCTGCAGGATGTTGCCCGTGAGATCCTGGGTGAGCAGATCCCGCTGGCGGTGATGTCCGGTCCCACCTTTGCCAAAGAGATGGCCGCCGGCCTGCCCACCGCCATCTCCCTGGCCTCTACCGACGATGATTTCGCCGAAGAGATGGCCCGGTTGATGCACTGCGGCACCTGGCTTCGGGTGTACCGCAACGCCGACTTCATCGGTATGCAGCTCGGTGGTGCGGTGAAAAACGTCATCGCCATCGGCGCTGGCATGTCTGACGGCATCGGTTTTGGTGCCAATGCCCGTACCGCGCTGATTACCCGTGGTCTGGTGGAGCTGTGTCGTCTGGGCTGTGCCCTGGGCGCGGACAAGAACACCTTCATGGGGATGGCTGGCCTGGGTGATCTGGTGCTGACCTGCACCGACAACCAGTCCCGTAACCGACGCTTTGGCCTGGCCCTGGGCCAGGGGAAAGATGTCGACACCGCCCAGACCGAGATCGGTCAGGTGGTGGAGGGGTATCGCAACACCAAAGAGGTGTACATGCTGGCCAAGCGGGTCGGCGTGGAGATGCCCATCTGCGAACAGCTTTTCCAGGTGCTCTATGAGGGCAAGCCGGTGAAGGAGGCAGCGAAACAACTGCTGTCCCGGGACCCCAAGTCCGAGTAA
- the secB gene encoding protein-export chaperone SecB: MAEAANTAANEQAAPQFQIQRVYTKDISFETPNSPAIFQKEWKPEVKLDLDTRSNKLADDVYEVVLNITVTTKVEEDVAFLCEVQQAGIFSIANLPEPQLAHALGAGCPNILFPYAREAIASMVNRGTFPPLNLAPVNFDALFAQYVQRQQEQAAEQADA; encoded by the coding sequence ATGGCAGAAGCAGCTAACACCGCAGCCAACGAGCAGGCCGCACCTCAGTTCCAGATTCAGCGTGTATACACCAAGGACATCTCCTTCGAGACTCCTAACTCTCCCGCTATCTTCCAGAAAGAGTGGAAGCCAGAAGTTAAGCTGGACCTGGATACCCGCAGCAACAAGCTGGCTGACGACGTGTACGAAGTGGTTCTGAACATCACCGTAACCACCAAGGTTGAAGAAGACGTGGCCTTCCTGTGCGAAGTTCAGCAAGCCGGTATCTTCTCCATCGCCAACCTGCCTGAGCCTCAGCTGGCCCACGCCCTGGGTGCTGGTTGCCCTAACATCCTGTTCCCTTACGCTCGCGAAGCGATCGCCAGCATGGTTAACCGTGGTACCTTCCCTCCACTGAACCTGGCTCCTGTAAACTTCGACGCCCTGTTCGCTCAGTACGTTCAGCGTCAGCAGGAACAAGCCGCTGAGCAAGCTGACGCCTAA
- a CDS encoding rhodanese-like domain-containing protein, giving the protein MQEYIDFLGRHAMLSAAWVGLLVAFLFVTIKSAFSKVKNIPAQQAVQMINKEDAVVVDVRSDEEFRKGHIANAKHIPLAEIKNNQLSTLENHKSAPIIVVCNAGVSSVQAAQMLVSAGFEKVFSLQGGMTDWKAANLLVVRKRR; this is encoded by the coding sequence ATGCAGGAATATATCGATTTTCTCGGCCGTCACGCCATGCTGAGTGCGGCTTGGGTGGGTCTGCTGGTGGCCTTCCTGTTCGTCACCATCAAATCCGCCTTCTCCAAGGTTAAGAATATCCCCGCCCAGCAGGCGGTGCAGATGATCAACAAAGAGGACGCCGTGGTCGTGGACGTGCGCAGCGATGAGGAGTTCCGCAAGGGCCACATCGCCAACGCCAAGCACATTCCTCTGGCAGAGATTAAAAATAATCAGCTGTCCACCCTTGAAAACCACAAGAGTGCTCCCATTATAGTTGTGTGTAACGCTGGCGTGAGCTCCGTACAGGCGGCGCAAATGTTGGTATCCGCGGGCTTTGAGAAGGTATTCAGCCTGCAGGGTGGCATGACCGATTGGAAAGCGGCCAACCTGCTGGTAGTGCGTAAAAGGCGCTAA